A portion of the Jaculus jaculus isolate mJacJac1 chromosome 5, mJacJac1.mat.Y.cur, whole genome shotgun sequence genome contains these proteins:
- the Lsm10 gene encoding U7 snRNA-associated Sm-like protein LSm10 isoform X1 yields MKPAICPLGLCKCPVVSSQCGRMALSHSVKERTISENSLIILLQGLQGKVTTVDLRDESVAHGRIDNVDAFMNIRLAQVTYTDRWGHQVRLDDLFVTGRNVRYVHIPDDVNITATIEEQLQIIHRVRNFGGQGKGRKEFPSRKSK; encoded by the exons ATGAAACCAGCAATCTGTCCCTTGGGCCTGTGCAAGTGTCCAGTGG TGAGCAGCCAGTGTGGAAGGATGGCTCTGAGCCACTCAGTGAAGGAGAGGACCATCTCCGAGAACAGCTTGATCATCTTGTTGCAGGGCCTCCAGGGGAAGGTTACCACTGTGGACCTGCGGGATGAGAGCGTGGCCCATGGGCGCATTGATAATGTTGATGCTTTCATGAACATCCGCCTGGCTCAGGTCACCTATACCGACCGTTGGGGACATCAGGTCAGGCTGGATGACCTCTTTGTGACAGGCCGTAATGTCCGATACGTCCATATCCCAGATGACGTGAACATCACAGCCACCATCGAGGAACAGCTTCAGATCATCCATCGTGTGCGTAactttggtggccagggcaaagGCCGGAAGGAGTTTCCCTCCAGAAAAAGCAAGTGA
- the Lsm10 gene encoding U7 snRNA-associated Sm-like protein LSm10 isoform X2 — translation MALSHSVKERTISENSLIILLQGLQGKVTTVDLRDESVAHGRIDNVDAFMNIRLAQVTYTDRWGHQVRLDDLFVTGRNVRYVHIPDDVNITATIEEQLQIIHRVRNFGGQGKGRKEFPSRKSK, via the coding sequence ATGGCTCTGAGCCACTCAGTGAAGGAGAGGACCATCTCCGAGAACAGCTTGATCATCTTGTTGCAGGGCCTCCAGGGGAAGGTTACCACTGTGGACCTGCGGGATGAGAGCGTGGCCCATGGGCGCATTGATAATGTTGATGCTTTCATGAACATCCGCCTGGCTCAGGTCACCTATACCGACCGTTGGGGACATCAGGTCAGGCTGGATGACCTCTTTGTGACAGGCCGTAATGTCCGATACGTCCATATCCCAGATGACGTGAACATCACAGCCACCATCGAGGAACAGCTTCAGATCATCCATCGTGTGCGTAactttggtggccagggcaaagGCCGGAAGGAGTTTCCCTCCAGAAAAAGCAAGTGA